One stretch of Rosistilla oblonga DNA includes these proteins:
- a CDS encoding MarC family protein codes for MNDQIQAIVTVLSLMNPAICAAMFTAAETDRPFDEKATDATKAALAILVILSIAALIGTRLLHVFGISLDAFMVAGGGVLAWMGFSMLNRHADAEASKSHQSLTPLILFAASPGTITGVITPSAVHTQLKLPITALISVAVATVCTWVVMLLAARFSSAQNGGGFLRDTMTRFMGLIVLSMGVQFALTGFHAFAKSGAVAG; via the coding sequence ATGAATGATCAAATTCAAGCGATCGTAACCGTCCTCTCGTTGATGAACCCCGCGATCTGCGCGGCGATGTTTACCGCGGCGGAGACGGATCGACCGTTCGACGAAAAGGCAACCGACGCCACCAAGGCAGCTCTGGCGATCCTCGTGATCCTCTCGATCGCCGCCCTGATTGGAACACGCCTGCTGCACGTCTTCGGCATTTCACTGGACGCATTCATGGTGGCCGGCGGCGGCGTGCTGGCGTGGATGGGCTTCTCGATGCTCAATCGCCATGCGGACGCTGAGGCATCGAAGTCGCATCAGTCGCTGACGCCCTTGATCCTGTTTGCCGCGAGTCCAGGGACGATCACCGGAGTCATCACGCCGTCGGCGGTACACACTCAATTGAAGCTGCCGATCACCGCTCTGATATCGGTCGCCGTCGCAACGGTATGCACCTGGGTTGTGATGCTGCTGGCTGCCCGCTTCTCCAGTGCACAAAACGGCGGCGGATTCTTGCGAGACACGATGACGCGGTTCATGGGACTGATCGTCCTGTCGATGGGCGTGCAGTTTGCGTTGACCGGTTTTCACGCGTTCGCAAAAAGCGGAGCCGTCGCCGGTTGA
- a CDS encoding DUF2254 domain-containing protein, with protein sequence MNASIITLWTRVRDSYWFVPSLLVVGSILLSFATTALDESLGSDWIDDIDWLSTNQPEGARAVLSTVAGSMITVAGVTFSMTILSISHTTSQIGPRLLNNFMADKANQFTLGVFISTFIYCLMVLRTVRSAESAPPGSDAVGDAVGDAVGDLAGAFVPQIAVVIGVLMAIASVGVLIFFIHHIPETIHVSNIIANVGKGINRHIDGQFPARVGEPRDEEIDRQQKLEMPDCFDSTAVQIDATTSGYLEYIDGNGLMQIACQHDLVMKIDRSPGDFVTPASLLMLVAPRERIDDDIRKELAAMFVFGVQRTTTQDLRFQINQLVEVAMRALSPGVNDPFTAISCMDWLQSALENLSARELPDSHRFDESQNLRLVATPVTFAGFASLVFDQLRPYVAADRNAALRMMTMLGDLAGQPMPLRDRRMLCRHGCALRRECDNRLTDIRTLAAIRQSYRELLKRSPSNDNPAELPNGNSP encoded by the coding sequence ATGAATGCGTCGATCATCACGCTCTGGACACGCGTTCGGGACAGCTACTGGTTCGTCCCCTCACTGCTGGTTGTCGGTTCGATTCTGCTCTCATTTGCCACCACGGCGCTGGACGAATCGCTCGGCTCGGACTGGATCGATGACATCGACTGGCTGTCGACAAATCAACCCGAGGGTGCGCGGGCGGTGCTGTCGACAGTCGCCGGATCGATGATCACGGTTGCCGGCGTGACGTTTTCGATGACGATCCTCTCGATCTCGCACACGACGTCGCAGATCGGCCCGCGACTGTTGAACAACTTCATGGCGGATAAAGCCAACCAGTTTACGCTGGGCGTTTTTATCTCGACCTTCATCTATTGCTTGATGGTCTTGCGAACCGTTCGCAGCGCCGAGAGCGCGCCGCCGGGCAGCGACGCGGTCGGCGACGCGGTCGGCGACGCGGTCGGCGATCTGGCTGGTGCGTTTGTGCCTCAGATCGCTGTGGTCATCGGCGTCCTGATGGCGATCGCCAGCGTCGGCGTGCTGATCTTCTTCATTCATCATATTCCCGAAACGATCCACGTCTCCAACATCATTGCCAATGTTGGCAAAGGGATTAACCGACACATCGATGGGCAGTTCCCCGCTCGCGTCGGAGAACCGCGGGACGAAGAGATCGACCGCCAACAGAAGCTTGAAATGCCGGACTGCTTCGATTCCACGGCCGTGCAAATCGATGCGACCACTAGCGGATATTTGGAATACATCGATGGCAACGGCTTGATGCAAATCGCTTGCCAACACGACTTGGTGATGAAGATCGACCGCAGCCCCGGCGACTTCGTCACGCCCGCCAGCCTGCTGATGCTTGTTGCACCCCGGGAACGGATCGACGACGACATCCGCAAAGAACTCGCCGCGATGTTTGTCTTTGGCGTTCAACGGACCACCACGCAAGACCTGCGTTTTCAGATCAATCAATTGGTCGAAGTTGCGATGCGGGCGCTTTCGCCTGGAGTCAATGATCCTTTTACGGCGATCAGCTGTATGGATTGGTTGCAGTCGGCGTTGGAAAACCTGTCGGCTCGCGAGCTGCCCGATTCGCATCGCTTCGACGAATCGCAGAACCTCCGCCTGGTGGCGACGCCGGTCACGTTTGCCGGCTTCGCGTCGCTGGTCTTCGACCAATTGCGACCCTACGTCGCCGCGGACCGCAACGCTGCGCTGCGGATGATGACGATGCTGGGCGATCTCGCAGGCCAACCGATGCCGCTTCGCGACCGCCGGATGTTGTGCCGTCACGGCTGCGCACTGCGGCGTGAATGCGACAATCGACTGACCGACATCCGCACCCTTGCGGCGATCCGGCAATCCTATCGCGAACTGTTAAAACGAAGCCCCAGCAACGACAACCCGGCCGAACTGCCAAACGGCAACAGTCCCTAG
- a CDS encoding glutamate decarboxylase has protein sequence MPLHDKDSIRELLDDDVYGSTDLAGQLPKYKFPGEEHDPRHVYSLVHDELMLDGNSRQNLATFCQTWAEPEVHKLMDECMDKNMIDKDEYPQTAEIEARCVHMLADLWNSPAAANTIGCSTTGSSEAAMLGGMAMKRAWEAKRKAAGKPYDKPNLITGPVQVCWHKFARYWDVELREIPMENDRLIMTPEEVIKRCDENTIGVVPTLGVTFTCQYEPVQQVSDALDQLEKETGLDIRMHVDGASGGFLAPFCAPDLVWDFRLPRVKSINTSGHKFGLSPLGVGWVIWREEQDLPQEEIFWVNYLGGNMRDIALNFSRPGGPVVCQYYNFLRLGKEGYRKIHTACYETAKFVARELEKLDYFDVIYDGDMESGIPALCWKIKEGVEPGFSLYDLADRLRSRGWQVPAYALPANRQDLAIQRILVRHGVSRDLGALLIEDIKRSIDYFKKHPVQSQITPEEASGFHH, from the coding sequence ATGCCCCTGCACGATAAAGATTCGATTCGCGAACTACTCGACGACGACGTTTACGGATCGACCGACCTTGCGGGTCAGTTGCCGAAATACAAGTTCCCAGGCGAAGAGCACGACCCGCGGCACGTCTATTCGCTGGTCCACGACGAACTGATGCTCGACGGCAACTCGCGTCAGAACCTGGCTACCTTCTGCCAGACCTGGGCCGAGCCCGAAGTGCACAAGTTGATGGACGAGTGCATGGACAAGAACATGATCGACAAGGATGAATATCCGCAGACCGCGGAGATCGAAGCGCGTTGCGTGCACATGCTTGCCGACCTCTGGAACTCCCCGGCCGCCGCCAACACGATCGGCTGCTCGACGACCGGTTCCAGCGAAGCGGCGATGCTGGGCGGCATGGCGATGAAGCGAGCTTGGGAGGCGAAGCGCAAGGCGGCCGGCAAACCTTACGACAAACCGAATCTGATCACCGGCCCGGTCCAAGTCTGCTGGCACAAATTCGCCCGCTACTGGGACGTCGAACTGCGCGAGATCCCGATGGAGAACGATCGCCTGATCATGACTCCCGAAGAAGTGATCAAGCGCTGCGATGAAAACACGATCGGCGTCGTGCCAACTCTGGGCGTCACCTTCACCTGCCAATACGAACCGGTCCAACAGGTCTCCGACGCCCTGGACCAACTGGAAAAAGAGACCGGGCTGGACATCCGGATGCACGTCGACGGAGCCAGCGGCGGCTTCTTGGCTCCATTTTGTGCTCCCGATCTGGTCTGGGATTTCCGCCTGCCTCGGGTCAAATCGATCAACACCTCGGGGCACAAGTTCGGCCTGTCGCCGCTGGGCGTCGGCTGGGTGATCTGGCGCGAGGAACAGGACCTGCCGCAAGAAGAGATCTTCTGGGTCAATTACCTGGGCGGAAACATGCGCGACATCGCGCTGAACTTCTCGCGTCCCGGCGGTCCCGTCGTCTGCCAGTACTACAACTTCCTACGGCTGGGCAAAGAGGGTTATCGCAAGATCCACACCGCCTGTTATGAGACGGCGAAGTTCGTGGCACGCGAGCTGGAAAAGCTGGACTATTTCGATGTGATCTACGACGGCGACATGGAGTCGGGCATCCCGGCACTCTGCTGGAAGATCAAGGAGGGCGTCGAGCCGGGATTCAGTCTTTACGATCTCGCCGATCGGCTGCGCAGTCGCGGTTGGCAAGTCCCCGCGTACGCATTGCCCGCGAACCGCCAAGACCTTGCGATCCAGCGGATCCTGGTTCGGCATGGTGTCAGTCGCGACCTGGGAGCTCTGTTGATCGAGGACATCAAACGCTCGATCGATTACTTTAAGAAGCACCCGGTCCAGTCGCAGATCACGCCAGAAGAAGCCTCGGGTTTCCATCACTGA
- the trpD gene encoding anthranilate phosphoribosyltransferase produces the protein MSIQIDEAIRTVQAGNDLAADDVQALIGTMLQGEAEDEAIGELLLALRAKGEVVSELVGAARAMRKHMTPVASAGGILLDTCGTGGDGSGTFNISTAAAIVTAAAGIPVAKHGNRAITSKSGSADVLSALGVNIDTDRDVVERCLAEVGICFCFAPRLHPAMRHVGAIRRQLGVPTLFNLLGPLCNPAAASHQVLGTGKPSTQRQLAEALHQLGTEHAAVVRGLDGLDEVTLDGPTSVIEVTAAGCREIQWTPASFGLSPSGPETMQADGPDESAAIIRQVLGGQPGPARDIVVANAAASIWLCNPEGGLIAAAEQAADAIDTGKAQRTLEALSAMTSAGQ, from the coding sequence ATGAGTATCCAGATTGACGAAGCGATCCGCACGGTCCAGGCCGGCAACGACTTGGCCGCCGACGATGTGCAGGCGTTGATCGGAACGATGTTGCAGGGCGAGGCGGAAGACGAGGCGATCGGAGAGCTTTTGCTAGCGTTGCGAGCCAAGGGAGAAGTCGTCAGCGAACTGGTTGGCGCCGCCCGCGCGATGCGCAAGCACATGACGCCAGTCGCATCGGCCGGGGGTATCCTGTTGGACACCTGCGGCACCGGAGGCGACGGCTCGGGAACGTTTAACATCAGCACCGCCGCAGCGATCGTCACCGCAGCAGCTGGCATTCCCGTAGCCAAACACGGCAACCGCGCGATCACCAGCAAGAGCGGATCGGCCGATGTGCTGTCCGCCTTGGGAGTCAACATCGACACCGATCGCGATGTTGTCGAGCGATGCTTGGCGGAGGTTGGGATCTGTTTTTGCTTCGCGCCGCGACTGCATCCCGCCATGCGTCATGTCGGTGCGATTCGCCGCCAACTGGGCGTGCCGACGCTGTTCAATCTACTGGGACCTCTCTGCAATCCCGCCGCCGCGTCGCACCAGGTGCTTGGTACCGGCAAACCATCCACGCAGCGACAACTGGCCGAAGCGCTGCATCAATTGGGAACAGAGCATGCCGCCGTCGTTCGCGGCCTCGACGGTCTCGACGAAGTGACGCTCGATGGCCCGACGTCGGTGATCGAAGTCACGGCCGCGGGCTGCCGAGAGATCCAGTGGACGCCGGCTAGTTTTGGGCTGAGTCCATCGGGCCCCGAAACGATGCAAGCCGACGGCCCCGACGAAAGTGCAGCGATCATCCGACAAGTACTCGGCGGACAACCAGGGCCAGCTCGAGACATCGTCGTCGCCAACGCAGCCGCTTCGATTTGGTTGTGCAACCCCGAAGGCGGCCTGATCGCCGCAGCGGAACAAGCCGCCGATGCGATCGACACCGGAAAAGCCCAACGCACGCTCGAAGCCTTATCCGCAATGACATCCGCCGGCCAGTAG
- a CDS encoding TIGR03067 domain-containing protein, whose translation MHCRGVLLLLIVLSGCGAESTPVTSQPDSFDTTDVDVMPLVGDTGIEGRWRIVSLLKNGQEAIDSSGVPIEIEFVNGRQIMTQGGMLLDDSGYVIDPGTTPNSIDIIHNAGGGKTATTQGIYEVNGDETRLCMGSQQSRPKEFASTSEYNVTVLKRITSK comes from the coding sequence ATGCATTGTCGCGGAGTTCTACTTCTACTTATCGTCTTGTCGGGATGCGGCGCGGAGTCGACGCCGGTCACAAGCCAGCCGGATTCATTTGACACAACGGATGTCGACGTAATGCCGCTCGTAGGCGATACCGGAATTGAAGGGCGTTGGCGGATTGTCTCATTACTCAAGAACGGTCAGGAAGCAATCGACTCGAGTGGCGTCCCGATCGAGATCGAGTTTGTCAATGGAAGACAAATCATGACACAGGGCGGTATGTTGCTCGATGACTCTGGCTACGTGATCGACCCCGGCACTACACCTAACTCGATTGACATCATTCACAACGCAGGTGGCGGCAAGACCGCCACAACGCAGGGAATCTACGAGGTGAATGGCGACGAAACCAGATTATGCATGGGCTCTCAACAAAGTCGACCGAAGGAGTTTGCGTCAACGTCTGAGTACAACGTGACAGTGCTTAAGCGCATCACTTCCAAGTAA
- a CDS encoding SGNH/GDSL hydrolase family protein: MRLRNIALFTACVLLSSQNTDADSPQTVTPEARPPAIPATPFADGERVCFLGDSITAGGYVQTLIADYYLTRFPERTVQFFNAGRSGDTASGSLSRLKEDVIDKRPTSVVIMFGMNDVSRGSYTANPTDAQKVRQQQALGRYKAKMEEVVARLRDEANNPKLYFMTPSPFDQTVVLDRDNNQPGCNDGLGRCAAIVRQLALENNAPVIDLHGPMTALNLQQQKLDPTWTIIGPDRVHPGSPGRLMMAWLFLKAQGVPATISRTMIDAAAGKVAESVNAEVETVERSEAGVKFVSREQALPFPINAGPMELFDLLPIGDDLAQQILSVTGLSEGTYELRIDGAAVGRYQAADLASGLNLAFNKATPQYKQARRVAELNSQRRNAEATACSLLNTRRWMQSYYKVDVDDPKAVQAHYDHFEEVKQYSAVMARRYMEDWPNYSEFRKRAAELQQAAEASREPVAHTFELVRISG; the protein is encoded by the coding sequence ATGAGACTTCGAAACATTGCCCTGTTTACAGCGTGCGTTCTCCTATCCAGCCAAAACACCGACGCCGATTCGCCACAAACCGTCACCCCCGAGGCAAGGCCACCCGCCATCCCTGCAACTCCTTTTGCCGATGGCGAACGCGTCTGCTTCCTGGGCGACAGCATCACCGCGGGCGGGTACGTTCAAACCCTGATCGCCGACTATTACCTGACGCGATTCCCCGAGAGGACGGTTCAATTCTTCAACGCCGGTCGCTCGGGCGATACCGCCAGCGGTTCGCTCTCGCGACTCAAGGAGGATGTCATCGATAAGCGACCGACGTCGGTTGTGATCATGTTTGGCATGAACGATGTCAGTCGCGGTTCCTACACGGCGAACCCGACCGACGCCCAGAAGGTCCGGCAACAGCAGGCGTTGGGACGATACAAAGCGAAGATGGAAGAGGTGGTGGCGCGGCTCCGCGACGAGGCGAACAATCCGAAGCTGTACTTCATGACACCGTCTCCCTTCGACCAGACCGTTGTCCTGGACCGCGACAACAACCAGCCCGGCTGCAACGACGGCCTCGGTCGCTGTGCCGCGATCGTTCGCCAGTTGGCGCTCGAGAACAACGCCCCGGTGATCGATCTGCACGGACCGATGACGGCACTCAATCTTCAGCAGCAAAAGCTTGATCCGACCTGGACTATCATCGGCCCCGACCGCGTCCATCCCGGATCGCCCGGGCGATTGATGATGGCGTGGTTGTTCCTGAAAGCCCAGGGTGTTCCCGCGACCATCTCCAGAACGATGATCGACGCGGCAGCGGGCAAGGTCGCCGAAAGCGTCAACGCTGAAGTCGAGACGGTGGAGCGAAGCGAGGCGGGCGTGAAGTTTGTGTCGCGCGAGCAGGCCCTGCCGTTTCCGATCAACGCGGGCCCGATGGAACTGTTCGATCTGCTGCCGATCGGCGACGATCTAGCTCAGCAGATCCTGAGCGTGACCGGACTCTCCGAAGGAACTTACGAACTGCGGATCGATGGCGCGGCGGTGGGGCGATACCAAGCAGCCGATCTTGCCAGCGGACTCAACCTCGCCTTCAACAAGGCGACGCCGCAGTACAAACAGGCCCGGCGCGTCGCCGAACTCAACTCGCAGCGACGAAACGCCGAGGCGACCGCTTGCAGCCTACTGAATACGCGCCGCTGGATGCAGAGCTACTACAAAGTGGATGTCGATGATCCCAAAGCGGTGCAGGCCCACTACGATCACTTCGAAGAAGTGAAGCAGTATTCGGCAGTGATGGCGAGAAGATACATGGAGGACTGGCCGAATTACAGCGAGTTCCGCAAGCGAGCCGCCGAGCTTCAGCAGGCGGCGGAAGCGAGTCGCGAACCAGTGGCTCACACCTTTGAACTGGTGCGAATTTCAGGCTAA
- a CDS encoding AI-2E family transporter, producing MPSDPSTPTAQSPDSILQQNWWHKPLIWGVFVALTYALREFFLVGFLTFLFCFIVRSLVGAIARRIAPHRPDSHRLDLILTLSIFSCLCLSLYGLGRFFVPPLIHEGKSLVTQMKQTNAVELQNTLLSNTAGTWKFKRQFGPPEDPRYKKGLAQFLAAGRSGAGLYQEFPQLHSRLKAEFEANYEQAQVLQLQSQASGASVPFKTWFMEFKAPDIFHAKQDYYVSRWQASQASDDKQDEAKSLTQQTDFESLRDERIRQRIWADVNADPVLLAQLKSEWAQAISIQKWAEFRESPAYQAEFKQFYETQFADDSNNVPIDYAYFETLAAAYPKGKQAFLEAVDQHQQTAKESAAHQQFDFESATKREFGQQWWATSPAADWVREHATEDGPKILAAGVKQFDQALGHVLRVPIQIGTALLLAVFMLIEWDSVKTGVANIRNTRLRSVFDEIAPGVIALGKLIGKSFQGQVVIAVINAFLTLIALWIIGVEYKFILAMVVFVFSFIPVVGVILSGVPLCGMAILQPGGSLLMAVQVIAAVALIHLIEGMVLSPRIIGKIGHLHPVLVIAILLIAEHFFGMWGLVLGVPVAIYLIRVVLLDLPIPGIYEPDRTPELE from the coding sequence ATGCCCAGCGATCCATCCACCCCCACCGCCCAATCACCCGATTCGATCCTTCAACAGAACTGGTGGCACAAGCCGCTGATTTGGGGTGTGTTCGTGGCGTTGACCTACGCGTTGCGAGAGTTCTTCCTGGTTGGGTTCCTGACATTCTTGTTCTGTTTCATCGTCCGCAGCCTGGTGGGAGCAATCGCCCGCCGCATTGCACCTCATCGTCCCGACAGTCACCGGTTGGATCTGATCCTGACACTGTCGATCTTTTCGTGTCTATGCTTGTCGCTGTACGGACTCGGCCGATTCTTCGTCCCGCCGCTGATTCACGAAGGCAAGAGCCTGGTGACGCAGATGAAACAGACGAATGCCGTCGAACTGCAGAACACATTGCTGTCCAACACGGCCGGAACGTGGAAGTTTAAACGCCAGTTTGGCCCCCCCGAGGATCCACGCTACAAAAAAGGGCTCGCTCAGTTTCTTGCCGCCGGTCGTAGCGGTGCGGGGCTGTACCAGGAATTCCCTCAACTGCACTCACGGCTCAAAGCTGAATTCGAAGCCAACTACGAACAGGCTCAAGTGCTTCAACTGCAGTCGCAAGCGAGCGGTGCAAGCGTGCCGTTTAAGACTTGGTTCATGGAGTTCAAAGCACCCGACATCTTCCATGCAAAACAGGATTATTACGTTTCGCGTTGGCAAGCAAGCCAAGCCTCCGATGACAAGCAGGACGAGGCGAAAAGCCTAACGCAGCAGACCGATTTTGAATCTCTCCGCGACGAACGAATCCGGCAGCGAATCTGGGCCGACGTCAATGCCGATCCCGTGTTGTTGGCTCAACTCAAGAGCGAATGGGCGCAAGCGATTTCGATCCAGAAATGGGCGGAGTTTCGTGAATCCCCCGCATACCAAGCTGAGTTCAAACAGTTCTACGAAACTCAATTTGCCGACGACTCCAATAACGTGCCGATCGACTACGCCTACTTCGAAACCTTGGCAGCCGCCTACCCCAAAGGGAAACAGGCCTTCTTGGAAGCTGTCGACCAGCATCAACAGACAGCGAAGGAATCGGCGGCGCACCAACAATTCGATTTTGAATCGGCAACAAAACGGGAATTTGGTCAGCAATGGTGGGCCACCAGCCCGGCGGCTGACTGGGTGCGTGAACATGCAACCGAGGACGGACCCAAGATACTCGCCGCCGGCGTGAAGCAATTCGACCAAGCGCTCGGCCACGTGTTAAGAGTCCCGATCCAGATCGGCACCGCACTGCTACTGGCCGTTTTCATGCTGATCGAATGGGATAGCGTGAAGACCGGCGTGGCGAACATTCGCAACACGCGACTGCGATCGGTCTTCGATGAAATCGCACCGGGAGTGATCGCGCTGGGCAAACTGATCGGCAAATCCTTCCAGGGACAAGTCGTGATCGCAGTGATCAACGCCTTCCTGACACTGATTGCCCTGTGGATAATCGGCGTCGAATACAAGTTTATCCTGGCGATGGTCGTGTTCGTGTTCAGTTTTATCCCGGTGGTTGGAGTAATCCTGTCGGGCGTTCCACTTTGCGGAATGGCCATCCTGCAGCCCGGCGGATCGCTGCTGATGGCGGTACAGGTGATCGCGGCGGTTGCGTTGATCCACTTGATCGAAGGGATGGTCTTGTCGCCGCGGATCATTGGCAAGATCGGACATCTACATCCTGTGCTGGTGATTGCGATCCTGTTGATCGCGGAACACTTCTTCGGAATGTGGGGCCTGGTTCTGGGCGTACCGGTCGCCATCTACCTGATCCGCGTGGTGCTGCTCGATCTGCCCATTCCCGGGATCTACGAGCCCGACCGCACTCCGGAACTGGAATAG
- a CDS encoding nucleoside hydrolase, translating into MIIDCDPGIDDAIALTMALFDPRLEVLAVTATAGTVDADQATTNVQVLIQQLDPPKYPRIGVASPCEGAAVINDIVLHGSDGLAGCNYEPSDRQHRHLSEKIISELLRQHPNQVSLICLGPLTNVARAFQREPGLESLVDRLVVSGGAVACPGNISPVAEMNMYFDPTAARSVIESATTKSLVPLDVTDQVEFSIELIENLPSKQTRAGQLLHKLLLFAFRSYVQNLGRETISLYDPVALLGFLEPELFTWEDMAIDIETRGELTRGQTVCDARRHREWSLNAEVARSIDTTAAVNQIVRGLRFAGQCT; encoded by the coding sequence GTGATTATCGACTGTGATCCCGGAATCGACGACGCGATCGCACTCACGATGGCGTTGTTTGACCCGCGTCTGGAAGTCCTGGCGGTTACGGCGACAGCCGGAACTGTCGATGCCGACCAGGCGACAACCAATGTTCAGGTGCTGATCCAGCAGCTGGACCCGCCGAAATATCCGCGGATCGGGGTCGCTTCTCCATGCGAAGGGGCGGCGGTTATCAATGATATCGTGCTGCACGGTTCCGATGGCTTGGCCGGCTGCAATTACGAGCCGAGCGATCGCCAGCATCGGCACCTGAGCGAAAAAATCATCTCCGAGTTGCTGCGGCAGCACCCCAACCAGGTCTCGCTGATCTGCTTGGGCCCGTTGACCAATGTCGCCCGCGCTTTCCAACGCGAACCTGGGCTCGAATCGCTTGTCGACCGGTTGGTGGTCAGCGGTGGCGCCGTCGCTTGTCCGGGCAATATTTCGCCCGTTGCCGAGATGAACATGTACTTCGATCCGACCGCTGCTCGCAGCGTGATCGAATCGGCGACAACCAAAAGCCTGGTCCCGCTGGACGTCACCGATCAAGTCGAGTTCTCGATCGAGCTGATCGAAAACCTACCGTCGAAGCAGACTCGAGCGGGCCAGTTGCTGCACAAACTGTTGCTGTTTGCATTCCGCAGCTATGTTCAGAATCTGGGCCGCGAAACGATTTCGCTGTACGACCCCGTGGCGCTGCTGGGCTTCTTGGAGCCCGAGCTGTTCACTTGGGAAGATATGGCGATCGACATCGAGACTCGCGGCGAACTGACTCGCGGCCAGACGGTTTGCGACGCCCGGCGGCATCGCGAATGGTCGCTGAACGCCGAGGTCGCCCGCTCGATCGACACAACCGCTGCTGTCAATCAGATCGTCCGCGGCCTGCGATTCGCAGGGCAATGTACGTAA
- a CDS encoding APC family permease, with protein sequence MSSTSEPKLGTFSTLSIGIGGMVGGGIFAVTGLTITATQGGAPIAFLIAGIVALLTSYSYLKLTLRYPGVGGTVDFLNRAFGTGIFTGAANILLLLSYVVLVAVYAYAFGSYGACFFPEPDRPFWTHALISGVIVGLVGVNALGGSLVVRAENVFNIVKILLLAAFIVAGLATPMEWSRLGTEHYVSPMGLVAGAMLIFLNYEGFELIANASKDVANPKRSLPIAYVGGVLIVIVIYMLIVAVVVGHLSFAEVAKDSDTALSVAAQDVMGRTGYIAIAIAALLATSSAINATFYSTGRLAYIIAKTGELPSELKRSFRGQHQEGTLITAVLALVVANFVPLDAIATMGSAGFLLLFLAVNVANVRLARQTNSHAWLSGLAALSTLVAMIVLCVKVDENPATRNHLWILVGMIVVSLTIEIVYRSLTGREVRMGRTPDSNPKSNVA encoded by the coding sequence GTGTCGTCCACCAGCGAGCCCAAACTCGGTACCTTCTCCACACTATCCATCGGCATCGGTGGCATGGTGGGCGGCGGGATCTTTGCGGTCACCGGACTCACGATCACTGCAACTCAAGGCGGCGCGCCGATCGCGTTCTTGATCGCGGGGATCGTGGCGTTGTTGACCAGTTACTCCTATCTGAAACTGACGCTCAGATATCCCGGCGTCGGCGGCACCGTCGATTTCCTGAACCGGGCTTTCGGTACCGGCATCTTCACCGGAGCGGCGAATATCCTGCTGCTGCTCAGCTACGTCGTGCTGGTCGCCGTTTACGCCTACGCCTTCGGCAGCTACGGAGCCTGCTTTTTCCCCGAACCCGACAGACCCTTCTGGACTCATGCGCTGATCAGTGGCGTGATCGTTGGGTTGGTGGGAGTGAACGCGTTGGGAGGCAGCTTAGTCGTCCGAGCGGAAAACGTTTTTAACATCGTCAAAATCTTGCTCTTAGCCGCCTTCATCGTGGCTGGACTGGCCACCCCAATGGAATGGAGCCGATTAGGGACGGAACATTATGTATCGCCGATGGGTTTAGTCGCCGGAGCGATGCTGATCTTCCTGAACTACGAAGGCTTTGAACTGATCGCCAACGCATCGAAGGATGTTGCCAATCCCAAACGCTCGCTGCCGATCGCCTACGTCGGCGGCGTGCTGATCGTGATTGTGATTTACATGCTGATCGTCGCGGTCGTTGTCGGGCACCTGAGTTTCGCGGAGGTGGCCAAAGACAGCGACACCGCACTCTCGGTCGCTGCACAAGACGTGATGGGAAGAACCGGATACATCGCGATTGCGATTGCCGCGTTGTTGGCGACAAGTTCGGCGATCAACGCCACGTTCTACAGCACCGGACGCCTGGCTTATATCATCGCCAAGACGGGTGAACTGCCGTCGGAACTGAAGCGATCGTTTCGTGGCCAGCATCAGGAAGGGACGCTGATCACTGCGGTCCTGGCGCTGGTCGTCGCGAATTTTGTCCCTCTGGATGCGATCGCGACGATGGGCAGTGCAGGTTTCCTGTTGCTGTTCCTGGCTGTCAACGTTGCCAACGTCCGTTTAGCCCGTCAGACCAACAGCCACGCATGGCTATCCGGCCTAGCAGCGCTCAGCACACTGGTCGCCATGATCGTGTTGTGCGTGAAGGTCGACGAAAATCCGGCGACGCGAAACCATCTGTGGATTCTGGTCGGCATGATTGTCGTTTCGCTGACAATTGAGATCGTGTACCGCAGCCTGACGGGGCGCGAAGTACGAATGGGAAGGACGCCCGATTCCAATCCGAAAAGCAATGTCGCCTAG